In one Stenotrophomonas maltophilia genomic region, the following are encoded:
- a CDS encoding epimerase, whose translation MSLTLPAGPLPGRVLILGMGWSGRVLAARLEALGVQVAGTVRDPATAAVDGLRCHRLCAGTAPAPALLDDIARADAVLGSIPPDADGDPAVRMLRTALEDSPALQWVGYLSSTSVYGDRQGGWIDADSVADATGPAGLQRLRAESQWRALASRRGIASAVFRLPGLYGPGRNALVQLAQGRARHVLKPGLLFNRLHVQDLVAVIIAAMRRPTLQALYLPSDDEPAPPQDVLAFAAQLGGFAMPPAMAWDDPALSPALRRFYEGSKRIDSRGTREALGWAPQFPTYREGLTDLAASLAGHGRASPDPGIHG comes from the coding sequence GTGAGCCTGACGCTGCCCGCCGGTCCGTTGCCCGGACGGGTGCTGATCCTGGGCATGGGCTGGAGCGGGCGCGTACTGGCGGCTCGCCTGGAAGCGCTGGGCGTGCAGGTCGCCGGCACCGTACGCGATCCGGCCACGGCAGCCGTCGATGGCCTGCGCTGCCATCGACTCTGCGCTGGCACAGCCCCTGCACCCGCGCTTCTGGATGACATCGCGCGCGCCGATGCGGTGCTGGGCAGCATACCGCCCGATGCCGACGGCGACCCGGCAGTGCGCATGCTGCGCACGGCACTGGAAGACAGTCCCGCATTGCAGTGGGTGGGCTATCTGTCGTCGACGTCGGTGTACGGCGACCGCCAGGGCGGCTGGATCGATGCGGACAGCGTGGCCGACGCCACCGGGCCTGCGGGCCTGCAGCGCCTGCGCGCGGAGTCGCAATGGCGCGCACTGGCCAGCCGGCGCGGCATCGCCTCGGCAGTGTTCCGGCTGCCCGGGCTGTATGGTCCCGGCCGCAACGCACTGGTGCAGCTCGCGCAGGGACGTGCCCGCCATGTGCTGAAGCCGGGCCTGCTGTTCAACCGCCTGCATGTACAGGACCTGGTGGCGGTGATCATCGCGGCGATGCGGCGACCCACCCTGCAGGCGCTGTACCTGCCCAGCGACGATGAGCCGGCACCGCCACAGGACGTGCTGGCCTTCGCCGCGCAGCTGGGAGGCTTTGCGATGCCACCGGCAATGGCGTGGGACGACCCGGCGCTGAGCCCGGCCCTGCGCCGCTTCTACGAAGGCAGCAAGCGCATCGACAGCCGCGGTACGCGCGAAGCGCTGGGGTGGGCGCCGCAGTTTCCGACGTATCGGGAAGGGCTGACGGATCTTGCCGCTTCGCTCGCCGGGCATGGCCGAGCGTCACCGGATCCGGGCATTCACGGCTGA
- a CDS encoding TatD family hydrolase has translation MHLIDIGANLTHDSFDRDRDAVLQRARQAGVVQMVVTGASREHSPLALQLAQQHPGFLYATAGVHPHHAVEYTEECDAEMRALHAHPEVVAVGECGLDYFRDFSPRPAQHRAFERQLQLAAENGKPLFLHQRDAHADFMAQMKNFEGRLGPAVVHCFTGEREELFDYLDQDWYIGITGWLCDERRGAHLRELVKSIPADRLMIETDAPYLLPRTLKPMPKDRRNEPMFLSHIVEELARDRGEDVVLTAAHATAAARAFFRLPDADTTRQP, from the coding sequence ATGCACCTGATCGATATCGGCGCCAATCTGACCCACGACTCCTTCGACCGCGACCGCGACGCCGTGCTGCAGCGTGCCCGCCAGGCCGGGGTGGTGCAGATGGTGGTCACGGGGGCCAGCCGCGAGCACTCTCCGCTGGCGCTGCAGCTGGCCCAGCAGCATCCGGGATTCCTGTATGCGACGGCCGGCGTACACCCGCATCATGCGGTGGAGTACACCGAAGAATGCGATGCGGAGATGCGCGCCCTGCATGCCCACCCGGAAGTGGTGGCGGTCGGCGAGTGCGGACTGGACTACTTCCGTGACTTCTCGCCGCGACCTGCCCAGCACCGTGCGTTCGAGCGCCAGCTGCAGCTGGCGGCGGAGAACGGCAAGCCGCTGTTCCTGCACCAGCGCGACGCGCACGCCGACTTCATGGCGCAGATGAAGAACTTCGAGGGTCGCCTCGGGCCGGCGGTGGTGCACTGCTTCACCGGTGAACGGGAGGAGTTGTTTGATTACCTCGACCAGGACTGGTACATCGGCATCACCGGCTGGCTCTGCGACGAGCGTCGCGGGGCGCACCTGCGCGAGCTGGTGAAGAGCATTCCAGCCGATCGCCTGATGATCGAGACCGATGCGCCGTACCTGCTGCCGCGCACGCTCAAGCCGATGCCGAAGGATCGCCGCAACGAACCGATGTTCCTTTCGCACATCGTCGAGGAGTTGGCCCGTGATCGTGGCGAGGATGTCGTGCTGACCGCAGCCCATGCCACGGCGGCGGCCCGTGCCTTCTTCCGGCTGCCCGACGCCGACACTACACGTCAGCCGTGA
- the hrpB gene encoding ATP-dependent helicase HrpB: MNAPHFPISPLLPQIQQHLAAQPRLVLEAPPGAGKTTQVPLALLDAPWLQGRRIILLEPRRVAARSAAMFMARQLGEEVGDTVGYRIRFENRVSARTRIEVVTEGILTRMLQDDPLLEQVGAILFDEFHERHLSGDLGLALALDVQAQLRHDLRLVVMSATLDGERLARFLDAPRLSSEGRSYPVTVSHFPARREESLELQVRRAVQQALVEHPGDVLVFLPGQREIARVQAGLQESIGGNTEVLALHGELPVEQQARVLQPADEGRRRVVLATNVAESSVTLPGVRVVIDSGLAREPRYDPNSGFTRLDVVAIAQASADQRAGRAGRVAEGVAWRLWPQSQRLEPQRRAEIDQVELAGLALELAAWGSSDLRFLDPPPSGPMGAARELLHRLGALSESGAITALGRRVLALGTHPRMAAMLLAAPDPHAQALAADLAALLEARDPLRQGGDALAARWRALAAFRAGRAPADASRGGLAAIDAAARQWRRRLRCDAAPPASIEAHALGDLLAHAFPDRIGFQHPGDPLRYLLANGRSARLHELSDLRGEPWLVASELRFEARDALLLRAAPVDEDHLRRIYPQRFVTTDTVRWDGERRALVALRETRFDRIVLDSRSAGRVDPEHAAGALTEAVAELGLQALPWTEALRQWQARMESLRRWMPELELPDCSDATLLATRAQWLQPAFAGKSRLDALDEASFAEALKSPLAWSQRQLVERHAPTRITVPSGLERPITYALDSESGEPLPPVLAVKLQELFGLADTPRIADGRVPLTLHLLSPGGRPLQVTQDLRNFWENTYAEVKKEMKGRYPRHPWPDDPWTATATHRAKPRGT, from the coding sequence ATGAACGCCCCGCACTTCCCCATTTCTCCGCTGCTGCCGCAGATCCAGCAGCATCTGGCCGCACAGCCACGGCTCGTGCTGGAGGCACCACCGGGCGCCGGCAAGACCACCCAGGTACCGCTGGCGCTGCTCGATGCACCGTGGCTGCAGGGCCGCAGGATCATCCTGCTGGAGCCGCGCCGGGTGGCCGCGCGCAGCGCAGCGATGTTCATGGCAAGGCAGCTCGGCGAGGAGGTCGGCGATACCGTCGGCTACCGCATCCGCTTCGAGAACCGGGTGTCCGCGCGCACCCGCATCGAGGTGGTGACCGAAGGCATCCTGACCCGCATGCTGCAGGACGACCCGTTGCTGGAACAGGTGGGCGCGATCCTGTTCGACGAGTTCCATGAGCGCCACCTCAGCGGCGACCTGGGATTGGCACTGGCGCTGGACGTACAGGCACAGCTGCGCCACGACCTGCGGCTGGTGGTCATGTCGGCGACCCTGGATGGCGAGCGGCTGGCACGCTTCCTCGACGCACCCCGCTTGAGCAGCGAGGGCCGCAGCTACCCCGTGACCGTCAGCCACTTCCCGGCGCGTCGCGAAGAATCGCTGGAACTGCAGGTCCGCCGCGCAGTGCAGCAGGCGCTGGTCGAGCACCCGGGCGACGTGCTGGTGTTCCTGCCTGGCCAGCGGGAGATCGCCCGCGTGCAGGCCGGTCTGCAGGAATCGATCGGCGGCAACACCGAGGTCCTGGCACTGCATGGCGAACTGCCGGTGGAGCAGCAGGCGCGCGTGCTGCAACCCGCAGATGAGGGCCGCCGCCGCGTGGTGCTGGCCACCAACGTGGCCGAATCCTCGGTGACCCTGCCCGGCGTGCGCGTGGTGATCGACAGCGGCCTGGCACGCGAGCCCCGCTATGACCCGAACAGCGGCTTCACCCGCCTGGACGTGGTGGCCATTGCGCAGGCCTCGGCCGACCAGCGTGCCGGTCGTGCCGGCCGCGTGGCCGAGGGCGTGGCCTGGCGCCTGTGGCCGCAGTCGCAGCGGCTGGAGCCTCAGCGGCGTGCCGAGATCGACCAGGTCGAACTGGCAGGACTGGCGCTGGAGCTGGCGGCGTGGGGCAGCAGCGACCTGCGCTTTCTCGATCCGCCCCCAAGCGGACCGATGGGTGCGGCGCGCGAGCTGCTGCACCGCCTGGGCGCGTTGTCGGAGTCGGGCGCGATCACCGCCTTGGGCCGACGCGTGCTGGCGCTGGGTACCCATCCACGCATGGCTGCGATGCTGCTCGCCGCCCCTGACCCGCACGCACAGGCGCTGGCGGCCGATCTGGCGGCGCTGCTGGAAGCACGCGACCCCCTGCGCCAGGGCGGCGACGCACTGGCGGCACGCTGGCGCGCGCTGGCCGCGTTCCGTGCTGGCCGCGCGCCGGCCGATGCCAGTCGTGGTGGACTGGCTGCCATTGATGCCGCCGCGCGCCAGTGGCGGCGTCGGCTGCGCTGCGATGCCGCGCCCCCTGCCAGCATCGAAGCGCACGCGCTGGGCGATCTGCTGGCGCACGCTTTTCCCGATCGCATCGGCTTCCAGCATCCGGGCGATCCGCTGCGCTACCTGCTCGCCAACGGGCGCAGCGCGCGCCTGCATGAACTGAGCGATCTGCGTGGCGAACCGTGGCTGGTCGCCAGCGAACTGCGTTTCGAGGCCCGCGATGCGCTTCTGCTGCGCGCCGCGCCGGTCGATGAGGACCATCTGCGCAGGATCTACCCGCAGCGCTTCGTCACCACCGACACGGTGCGCTGGGACGGCGAACGGCGTGCGCTGGTCGCACTGCGCGAAACCCGCTTCGATCGCATCGTGCTGGACAGTCGCTCGGCGGGCCGGGTCGACCCGGAACACGCGGCCGGCGCCTTGACCGAGGCTGTTGCCGAGCTCGGCCTGCAGGCACTGCCGTGGACCGAGGCCCTGCGCCAATGGCAGGCACGGATGGAGTCGCTGCGTCGCTGGATGCCCGAGCTGGAGCTGCCCGACTGCAGCGATGCCACGCTGCTCGCCACCCGCGCGCAGTGGCTGCAGCCTGCGTTTGCCGGCAAGAGCCGCCTCGATGCGCTGGACGAAGCCAGCTTCGCAGAAGCGCTGAAGTCGCCCCTGGCATGGTCACAGCGGCAGCTCGTGGAGCGGCATGCGCCAACCCGCATCACTGTGCCCTCCGGGCTGGAGCGGCCCATCACCTATGCACTGGACAGCGAGTCCGGCGAACCGCTGCCACCGGTGCTGGCCGTGAAGCTGCAGGAGTTGTTCGGACTGGCAGACACTCCCCGCATCGCCGATGGGCGCGTGCCACTGACCCTGCACCTGCTGTCACCCGGCGGTCGTCCGCTGCAGGTCACCCAGGACCTACGCAACTTCTGGGAAAACACCTATGCCGAGGTGAAGAAAGAGATGAAGGGCCGCTATCCCCGCCATCCCTGGCCGGACGACCCGTGGACGGCCACCGCCACCCACCGGGCCAAACCACGGGGAACATAG
- a CDS encoding pseudouridine synthase, with amino-acid sequence MLIAFNKPFNVLCQFTDRSVPPRPTLAGFGLPPRVYAAGRLDHDSEGLLLLTDNGPLAHRLTDPKHKADKTYWVQVEGTPGEEQLQRLRSGVILNDGPTLPAKVEPLDPAPELWTRDPPVRFRKTVADTWLAITIREGRNRQVRRMTAAVNLPTLRLVRVAMGPYRLDDLRPGQWRQIG; translated from the coding sequence ATGCTGATTGCCTTCAACAAGCCGTTCAATGTGCTGTGCCAGTTCACCGATCGCAGCGTCCCGCCGCGCCCGACCCTGGCGGGGTTCGGCCTGCCGCCGCGTGTCTATGCGGCCGGCCGGCTAGATCATGACAGCGAAGGCCTGCTGCTGCTGACCGACAACGGTCCCTTGGCGCACAGGTTGACCGACCCGAAGCACAAGGCCGACAAGACCTACTGGGTGCAGGTGGAAGGCACGCCTGGCGAGGAACAGCTGCAGCGCCTGCGCAGCGGCGTGATCCTCAATGATGGGCCGACCCTGCCGGCGAAGGTCGAACCGCTCGATCCCGCGCCGGAGCTGTGGACGCGCGATCCGCCCGTGCGCTTCCGCAAGACCGTTGCCGATACCTGGCTGGCGATCACGATCCGCGAAGGGCGCAACCGCCAGGTACGGCGGATGACCGCCGCCGTGAACCTGCCCACCCTGCGCCTGGTGCGGGTGGCAATGGGTCCTTACCGGCTGGATGATCTGCGCCCCGGACAGTGGCGGCAGATCGGCTGA
- a CDS encoding class I SAM-dependent methyltransferase, with protein sequence MMPASSLRGYRLLLASALLAAMPAYAAPTVVAPAQIQVSPAIDAAVKASTRDPANVKRDGYRHPAQSLAFFSVAPEKTVIEITPGNGWYSEILAPLLHDKGRYVAAVVDPMAVAEGRGRDYQQRSRDGLEKKFAGAPAQFGKAVVVAYDPAKPVFGPANSADVVLTFRNVHNWRKAGQAQGMFQGFFNVLKPGGVLGVVEHRAKADVADDDDTGYVGQQQVIALAEAAGFRLDARSEINANPRDTKDHPNGVWTLPPTNQHDKADAAKYQAIGESDRMTLRFIKP encoded by the coding sequence ATGATGCCTGCTTCGTCCCTGCGTGGTTACCGCCTGTTGCTTGCTTCCGCCCTGCTTGCCGCCATGCCCGCGTATGCTGCGCCGACCGTGGTGGCGCCGGCGCAGATCCAGGTGTCGCCCGCCATCGACGCTGCGGTGAAGGCGTCGACCCGTGATCCGGCCAACGTCAAGCGTGATGGCTACCGTCATCCGGCACAGTCGCTGGCCTTCTTCTCGGTGGCACCGGAGAAGACCGTCATCGAAATCACTCCGGGCAACGGTTGGTATTCGGAAATCCTCGCGCCGCTGCTGCATGACAAGGGCCGGTACGTGGCAGCCGTGGTCGACCCGATGGCGGTGGCAGAAGGTCGTGGCCGCGACTACCAGCAGCGCAGCCGCGATGGCCTGGAGAAGAAGTTCGCCGGTGCGCCGGCACAGTTCGGCAAAGCAGTCGTGGTCGCCTACGATCCGGCCAAGCCGGTGTTCGGACCGGCCAACTCGGCCGATGTGGTGCTGACCTTCCGCAACGTGCACAACTGGCGCAAGGCCGGCCAGGCGCAGGGCATGTTCCAGGGCTTCTTCAACGTGCTCAAGCCGGGCGGCGTGCTGGGCGTGGTGGAGCACCGCGCCAAGGCCGATGTGGCCGACGATGATGACACTGGTTATGTCGGCCAGCAGCAGGTGATCGCCTTGGCCGAGGCCGCCGGCTTCAGGTTGGATGCGCGCAGCGAGATCAATGCCAACCCGCGCGACACCAAGGATCATCCCAACGGCGTGTGGACCCTGCCGCCGACCAACCAGCATGACAAGGCCGACGCCGCGAAGTACCAGGCCATCGGCGAAAGCGATCGCATGACCCTGCGCTTCATCAAGCCCTGA
- a CDS encoding aldo/keto reductase, whose protein sequence is MTATRELGRSGLHVRPLAFGGNVFGWSADEKASFALLDAFVDAGFNLVDTADVYSAWVPGNVGGESETLIGRWFARSGKREKVVLATKVGKWAERPGLTPDNINAAVEDSLRRLQTDVIDLYQAHEDDESTPLEATLAAFGRLIEAGKVRAIGASNYSATRLADALKVSTDYKLPRYETLQPEYNLYDRAGYETALEPLVQREQIGVIGYYALASGFLSGKYRTAADAGKSPARGENVVKRYLNPRGLRILEALDDVASKHTASPAQIALAWQIARPSITAPIVSATSVEQLHDLLAAANVSLSVQDVAQLDAASAEG, encoded by the coding sequence ATGACGGCAACCCGTGAACTGGGCCGTTCCGGCCTGCATGTACGTCCGCTCGCCTTCGGAGGCAATGTGTTCGGCTGGAGCGCCGACGAGAAGGCCAGCTTCGCCCTGCTCGATGCCTTCGTCGACGCCGGCTTCAACCTGGTCGACACCGCCGACGTGTACTCGGCCTGGGTGCCCGGCAATGTGGGCGGCGAATCGGAAACGCTGATCGGCAGGTGGTTCGCCCGCAGCGGCAAGCGCGAGAAGGTGGTGCTGGCGACCAAGGTCGGCAAATGGGCCGAGCGCCCGGGGCTGACCCCGGACAACATCAATGCGGCGGTGGAAGACTCGCTGCGTCGCCTGCAGACCGATGTGATCGATCTGTACCAGGCCCACGAGGATGATGAGTCGACACCGCTGGAAGCCACGCTGGCCGCGTTCGGTCGCCTGATCGAAGCCGGCAAGGTGCGCGCCATCGGTGCCTCCAACTACAGCGCCACCCGCCTGGCCGATGCGCTGAAGGTATCCACCGATTACAAGCTGCCGCGTTACGAAACCCTGCAGCCGGAGTACAACCTCTACGACCGCGCCGGCTACGAGACCGCGCTGGAACCGCTGGTGCAGCGCGAGCAGATCGGCGTGATCGGCTATTACGCACTGGCCAGCGGCTTCCTGAGCGGCAAGTACCGCACGGCAGCCGATGCGGGCAAAAGCCCGGCGCGGGGCGAGAACGTGGTGAAGCGTTATCTCAACCCGCGCGGCCTGCGCATCCTGGAAGCGCTGGATGACGTGGCCAGCAAGCACACTGCCAGCCCGGCACAGATCGCACTGGCATGGCAGATCGCACGGCCGTCGATCACCGCGCCGATCGTCAGCGCCACCAGCGTCGAACAGTTGCACGACCTGCTGGCCGCGGCGAATGTATCGCTGAGCGTGCAGGATGTCGCGCAGCTGGACGCGGCAAGCGCGGAAGGCTGA
- a CDS encoding slipin family protein, which yields MFWTIKVVIGDGERGLVYRNRRFQQVLLPGVHRLSRFGGSPHVTVHNASKGSAYSGSDQDSLIDALGAQLHEHFVLADIGAAQVGLLLRNGRIDDVLPPGSRHLYWRGSVDTEVRVMALGDEPRVPANVQQRLGQLGVLPRVAVISTVPSESVGLLFIDGTLRQTLDAGLHAFWNFNGNVSVERVELRARSLDVSGQELLSRDKVTLRVNLAATVQVVDPVRAHRTLSNADEFIYRQLQFGLRQAIATRSLDELLGEKAALDGEIAAHVRAAIEGHGVQLLGVGIKDVILPGEMKEILNGVVLAEKQAQASVIRRREEANATRSQLNTARLIEDNPVLMRLKELEALEKVTEKIDKLTVFGGLDGVLKQLVTMK from the coding sequence ATGTTCTGGACCATCAAGGTCGTGATCGGCGACGGCGAGCGCGGCCTGGTGTATCGCAACCGTCGTTTCCAGCAGGTGCTGCTGCCGGGCGTGCACCGCCTGTCGCGGTTCGGCGGCTCGCCGCACGTGACCGTGCACAACGCATCGAAGGGCAGCGCCTACAGCGGCAGCGACCAGGACAGCCTGATCGACGCGCTGGGAGCACAGCTGCACGAACACTTCGTGCTGGCCGATATCGGCGCTGCACAGGTCGGTCTGCTGCTGCGCAATGGCCGTATCGACGATGTCCTGCCGCCTGGCAGCCGCCATCTGTACTGGCGGGGTTCGGTCGACACCGAGGTGCGCGTGATGGCCCTGGGTGACGAACCGCGCGTGCCGGCCAACGTGCAGCAGCGCCTGGGCCAGCTGGGCGTACTGCCGCGCGTGGCGGTGATCAGCACCGTGCCGAGCGAATCGGTCGGCCTGCTGTTCATCGACGGTACGCTGCGACAGACCCTGGATGCCGGACTGCACGCGTTCTGGAATTTCAACGGCAACGTGTCGGTGGAGCGCGTCGAACTGCGTGCGCGTTCGCTCGACGTGTCCGGCCAGGAGCTGCTCAGCCGCGACAAGGTGACCCTGCGGGTGAACCTGGCCGCGACCGTGCAGGTGGTCGACCCGGTGCGTGCACACCGCACGCTCAGCAACGCCGACGAGTTCATCTACCGGCAGCTGCAGTTCGGCCTGCGCCAGGCAATCGCCACGCGCAGCCTGGATGAGCTGCTGGGCGAGAAGGCGGCGCTGGACGGTGAGATCGCCGCGCACGTGCGCGCCGCGATCGAGGGCCACGGTGTGCAGCTGCTGGGTGTCGGCATCAAGGACGTGATCCTGCCGGGCGAGATGAAGGAGATCCTCAACGGCGTGGTGCTGGCCGAGAAGCAGGCACAGGCCAGCGTGATCCGCCGCCGCGAAGAGGCCAACGCCACCCGCTCGCAGCTCAATACCGCCAGGCTGATCGAGGACAACCCGGTGCTGATGCGGCTGAAGGAGCTGGAGGCGCTGGAGAAGGTCACCGAGAAGATCGACAAGCTCACCGTGTTCGGCGGCCTGGATGGCGTGCTGAAGCAGCTGGTGACGATGAAGTAG
- a CDS encoding RtcB family protein — METQHTYQWLHAEGTTPIKGWVNGVPLEAQAHEQLRNIAAIPFVGPWVAVMPDVHLGKGATVGSVIPTRGAIIPAAVGVDIGCGMAAVRTTLQANDLPDDLRQLRNSIERSIPVGNGRGGEHQRMPDSIHTRLVQSGLAAGLEKIKDRHRRIRTDKLDRQLGTLGGGNHFIELCLDETDAVWVMLHSGSRGTGNLIGTYFIEQARRELERRVLGFHLPDKDLAFFMEGEPLFDDYVEAVSWAQDYARHNREAMMARVLAEMRHRLPPFRLAAMAVNCHHNYVQKETHAGQELLVTRKGAVSARQGELGIIPGSMGTRSYIVRGKGNADSFHSCSHGAGRVMSRGTARERITLAQHREATAHVECRKDSGVLDESPAAYKSIDDVMAAQLDLVDVVHTLRQVLCVKG, encoded by the coding sequence ATGGAAACTCAACACACCTATCAATGGCTGCATGCCGAGGGCACCACGCCGATCAAGGGCTGGGTGAACGGCGTGCCGCTGGAAGCGCAGGCCCATGAGCAGCTGCGCAACATCGCCGCCATTCCATTCGTCGGGCCCTGGGTGGCCGTGATGCCGGACGTGCACCTGGGAAAGGGCGCGACCGTCGGCTCGGTGATCCCGACCCGCGGGGCGATCATTCCGGCGGCGGTGGGCGTGGACATCGGCTGCGGCATGGCCGCGGTGCGCACGACGCTGCAGGCCAACGACCTGCCCGATGACCTGCGGCAGCTGCGCAACAGCATCGAGCGCAGCATCCCGGTCGGCAACGGTCGCGGTGGCGAGCATCAGCGCATGCCCGACAGCATCCACACGCGGCTGGTGCAGTCCGGCCTGGCCGCTGGCCTGGAGAAGATCAAGGACAGGCATCGCCGGATCCGCACCGACAAGCTCGATCGCCAGCTGGGCACGCTGGGAGGTGGCAACCACTTCATCGAGCTGTGCCTGGATGAAACGGATGCCGTGTGGGTAATGCTGCACAGCGGCTCGCGTGGCACCGGCAACCTGATCGGCACGTACTTCATCGAGCAGGCGCGTCGCGAGCTGGAGCGCCGCGTGCTCGGCTTCCATCTGCCTGACAAGGACCTGGCCTTCTTCATGGAAGGCGAGCCGCTGTTCGACGACTACGTGGAAGCGGTGTCCTGGGCGCAGGACTACGCGCGGCACAATCGCGAGGCGATGATGGCGCGCGTGCTGGCCGAGATGCGGCATCGGCTGCCGCCGTTCCGGCTGGCGGCGATGGCCGTCAACTGCCACCACAACTACGTGCAGAAGGAAACGCACGCCGGGCAGGAACTGCTGGTCACCCGCAAGGGTGCGGTCAGTGCACGCCAGGGCGAGCTGGGCATCATCCCCGGCAGCATGGGCACGCGCAGCTACATCGTGCGTGGCAAGGGCAATGCAGACAGTTTCCACAGCTGCAGCCACGGCGCAGGCCGGGTGATGAGCCGCGGCACGGCACGCGAGCGGATCACCCTGGCCCAGCACCGCGAGGCGACCGCGCATGTGGAATGCCGCAAGGACAGCGGCGTGCTGGATGAATCGCCGGCGGCGTACAAGTCGATCGACGACGTGATGGCCGCCCAGCTCGACCTGGTGGACGTGGTCCACACACTGCGCCAGGTGCTGTGCGTCAAAGGCTGA
- a CDS encoding NAD(P)/FAD-dependent oxidoreductase, whose protein sequence is MNPEVIIVGGSYAGIAAGLILARARRAVTVIDAGLPRNRAASHSHGVIGLDGISGAELLKTARQQLLDYPSVRWIHAEAAHATASPDGVEVRTADGQVLAARKLLLASGISDQLPDLPGLAERWGSTVLHCPYCHGYEVGGGAIGVLGGHPMSAGKAPLFADWGNVTFFSQAGEISEEERVAMQQRGVQIEISPVIAVQGDQPTWLEVELADGRRIAQRALFVPATQAMATPLVQQLGCALVESPLGVLIEVDAMKQTSVPNVYAAGDATTVGNITLAAAEGVRAGIGVHHALVSEDSIG, encoded by the coding sequence ATGAATCCTGAAGTGATCATCGTCGGCGGCAGTTACGCCGGCATCGCCGCGGGCCTGATCCTGGCCCGCGCACGCCGCGCGGTCACCGTCATCGACGCCGGCCTGCCCCGCAACCGTGCGGCCAGCCATTCGCATGGCGTCATCGGCCTGGACGGCATCAGTGGTGCCGAGCTGTTGAAGACGGCGCGCCAGCAGCTGCTGGACTATCCCAGCGTGCGCTGGATCCATGCCGAGGCCGCGCACGCCACCGCCAGCCCCGACGGTGTCGAGGTCCGCACCGCGGATGGCCAGGTGCTGGCCGCACGCAAGCTGCTGCTGGCCAGTGGCATCAGTGACCAGCTGCCGGACCTGCCCGGCCTGGCCGAGCGCTGGGGCAGCACCGTGCTGCATTGTCCCTACTGCCATGGCTACGAAGTCGGCGGCGGAGCGATCGGCGTGCTCGGCGGCCATCCGATGTCGGCCGGCAAGGCACCGCTGTTCGCCGACTGGGGCAATGTCACCTTCTTCAGCCAGGCGGGGGAGATCAGTGAGGAGGAACGCGTGGCCATGCAGCAGCGTGGCGTGCAGATCGAGATCTCGCCGGTGATTGCCGTGCAGGGCGACCAGCCGACCTGGCTGGAAGTGGAACTGGCCGATGGCCGTCGCATCGCCCAGCGCGCGCTGTTCGTTCCAGCCACCCAGGCGATGGCCACGCCGCTGGTGCAGCAGCTGGGCTGCGCGCTGGTCGAAAGCCCGCTCGGCGTGCTGATCGAGGTGGACGCGATGAAGCAGACCTCGGTGCCGAACGTGTACGCCGCAGGCGACGCGACCACGGTTGGCAATATCACCCTGGCCGCCGCCGAAGGGGTGCGTGCCGGGATCGGCGTACATCACGCGCTGGTCAGCGAAGACAGCATCGGGTGA
- a CDS encoding Rrf2 family transcriptional regulator, producing the protein MKSSNPLSDALHVMAHLVGQQGPRTSEQLAMCLPTHPVVIRRLLAQMHKAGLVRSTRGHGGGSQLARDATRITLHDIYLAVGAPPLVQIGTRGAGRGCPIQQLVDSALLDGAREAQRLLEHRLQSTTLDQLGAEFARHLAHHRSLEGHHES; encoded by the coding sequence ATGAAATCCTCGAACCCGCTTTCCGACGCGCTGCACGTGATGGCCCATCTCGTGGGCCAGCAGGGGCCGCGCACCTCCGAACAGCTGGCCATGTGCCTGCCGACCCATCCGGTGGTGATCCGCCGGCTGCTGGCACAGATGCACAAGGCCGGGTTGGTGCGCAGCACACGCGGGCACGGCGGTGGCAGCCAGCTGGCGCGCGATGCCACCCGCATCACCCTGCACGACATCTACCTGGCGGTCGGCGCACCGCCGCTGGTGCAGATCGGCACACGCGGCGCAGGTCGTGGCTGCCCGATCCAGCAACTGGTCGATTCGGCGCTGCTCGATGGTGCCCGCGAAGCGCAGCGATTGCTGGAACACCGCCTGCAGTCCACCACGCTCGACCAGCTCGGCGCGGAGTTCGCGCGCCACCTCGCCCATCACCGCTCCCTGGAAGGACACCATGAATCCTGA